GAGCGGCGCGTCGGTCTGGCCTTGGACGCGGCCGCCCGCGTTGTAGTCGGTGTTGCCGTGCCGCCAGACGAGCAGTCTGGTCATTCGGCCGGGCTCGCCTCGCCACCGGTGGCGGCGGGGGCCGCGGGCACCAGATCACGGTCGACGAACGGGATCACCGGGCAGTCTTTCCACAACCGGTCGAGCGAGTAGAACTCGCGCTCCTCGGTGTGCTGGACGTGCACCACCAGGTCGACGTAGTCGAGCAGCACCCAGCGGCCGGCGCGCTCGCCTTCGCGGCGGACGGGCTTGGCCTTCTCGGGCAGCTTGAGCAGTGCCTCCTCGATCGCATCGACGATGGCGAGGACCTGCCGCTCGTTGGGCGCGGACGCGATCAGGAAGGCATCGGTGATCACCAATTGCTCGGCGACGTCGATGATGACGATGTCTTGCGCCTTCTTGTCGGCTGCGGCCTGCGCGGCGGCGAGCGCCAGCTCGCGCGTGCGGTCGGAAGCGGTCACCGTTCTCCTCTGGTCGACGGCATTCCCTACAAGCCTCTCACATGCCGCACGGTGGCCAGCGGTCAGCAGAGGCGAAATCACGCTCGGTAAAGGTGACGTTTCGCAATGTATTGGACCACGCCGTCGGGCACCAGGTACCAGACGGGTTTGCCGGACGCGACCCGCGTGCGGCAGTCGGTGGACGAGATCGCCATCGCGGGAACCTGGATCATCGATACGGCGTCAGCCGGCAGATGGGCCTTGCTCAGGGTGAAGCCGGGGCGGGTGACCGCGACGAAATGCGCCAACTCGAACATCTGGTCGGTGTCTTTCCACGACAGGATGCGCTCCAGCGCGTCGGCACCGGTGATGAAGAAGAGTTGCGTCTTCGGCCCGTACATGGAACGGATGTCACGCAGGGTGTCGACGGTGTAGGTGGGGCCGTCGCGGTCGATGTCGACCCGGCTGACGTGGAACCGCGGGTTGGAGGCCGTCGCGATCACGGTCATCAGGTAGCGGTCCTCAGCCGGCGAGACCTCGCGCGCCTCTTTCTGCCACGGGCGCCCCGTCGGGACGAAGACGACCTCGTCGAGGGCGAAATTGTCCGCGACTTCGCTGGCCGCGATCAGGTGGCCGTGGTGGATCGGGTCGAAAGTGCCACCCATGATCCCGATCCGGCGTACGCCGAGATCGTCGTCACCGTTCATCACCGGATCGTATGCCCGTCACTTCGCCCGGGCAGCCAGAGCGAGACGAAGGTCATCGTCGTTGTCGATCACCGCCCGGCGCAGGACGGGCGGCAGGTCGTCACGGGCGAGCATCGCCGCGGCCAGATCCCGGGTGCGCTGCTCGACCGCGTAGCGGGGAAACGCCAGGCCGGCGAGGCGCTCGGCGGCATAGGGGGTGCGCCGTCGCGAGGCCGCCGGCATCTCGTCGAAGTAGCGCGCGACATAGGGCGCGGTCAGCTCGATCTGCTCGGGCTGGAAGAGCCCTCGCCCGTTGGCCTCGACCAGTCGGTTGGACAGCCGGTCGTCGTTGATCACGGCTTCCCAGGCGGCCGCCTTCGCCGCCGCGTCGGGGCGGGCGGCCTGGGCCCGGGCGGCCCACTCCTCCCCCGAGGCGCTGCGGTCGGCGGCCAACTCCGCCGTGATCCGGTCGCCGTCGACCGCGCCCAGCACCGCGAGCCGGTAGACGATCCGCCAACGCAGCTCCTCGTCGACCTGGATGCCGTCGGGGATGCCGGCGCCGTCGAGCCAGCCCAGCAGCCGCGGCGCGTCGACGCTGGCGCCGACCAGCGCGCGCATCGCGGCCAGGCGGCGCGAGGCACCGGCGCCGGGCATGCCGACCAGGGTCTCGCACACCGCGGCGACCCGGGCCAGCGCCGCCGAACGCTCGGCCGGCGGCAGGTAGCGGTCGATCAGGTTGCGGGCCTGGAGCAGCGCGTCTTCGACGACGATCACCTCGGT
This genomic interval from Asanoa ferruginea contains the following:
- the rsfS gene encoding ribosome silencing factor — encoded protein: MTASDRTRELALAAAQAAADKKAQDIVIIDVAEQLVITDAFLIASAPNERQVLAIVDAIEEALLKLPEKAKPVRREGERAGRWVLLDYVDLVVHVQHTEEREFYSLDRLWKDCPVIPFVDRDLVPAAPAATGGEASPAE
- the nadD gene encoding nicotinate-nucleotide adenylyltransferase, with product MNGDDDLGVRRIGIMGGTFDPIHHGHLIAASEVADNFALDEVVFVPTGRPWQKEAREVSPAEDRYLMTVIATASNPRFHVSRVDIDRDGPTYTVDTLRDIRSMYGPKTQLFFITGADALERILSWKDTDQMFELAHFVAVTRPGFTLSKAHLPADAVSMIQVPAMAISSTDCRTRVASGKPVWYLVPDGVVQYIAKRHLYRA